The bacterium nucleotide sequence TCCAACCCCGAGTTCTTGAGAGAGGGTTCAGCGATAAGTGATTTCTCAAACCCCGACCGTATCGTGCTGGGCGTGGAAAGCGAACGGGCAAAGGAAAAACTGCTCGAACTTTACAAACCGATAAACGCGCCCAAGATCGTCACCGATATCGCGAGCGCCGAGCTCATCAAGCACGCATCGAACTCGTTTCTTTCCACGAAAATCTCATTTATCAACGCCGTGTCGGTGATTTGCGAGCGTTCCGGCGCGGATGTCCTTAAGGTCGCCGAGGGCATGGGCCTGGACAAGAGGATCGGCCGGGATTTCCTGAACGCGGGGCTCGGGTTCGGCGGTTTCTGCTTTCCCAAAGATCTAAAAGCGTTCATCGGGATCTCGTCCAGACTGGGATACGACTTCCGGCTGCTCAAAGAAGTAGAGAACGTCAACGAGGAGCAAATGCTCAGGGCGGTTAAGCGGCTGGAGGACATGCTGTGGAACCTGAAGGATAAGAAGATCGGCGTGCTGGGACTGGCGTTCAAGCCGAACACTGATGACATGCGCTTCGCACCGTCGATCACGATCATCGGCGAACTGCAAAAACAGGGCGCCATGGTCAAGGGTTATGACCCGGTGTCGATGGAGCGGGCGAAGGAGATCATGCCGGATATCGAATATTGCCGGAATGCGTACGAGGTCGCCCAGGGTGTTGACGCGATAATCCTGGTGACCGAGTGGGACGAATTCCGATCGGACAAGCTCGACATGAAAAAAGTATTGGTTTCCATGCGGCAGCCGGTCCTGCTGGACGGCAGGAACCTGTATGATCCACTGGCCATGAAAAAACTTGGGTTCCTCTACGCGGGGATCGGGCGATGAGGGTGGTCATAACGGGCGGCGCCGGATTTATCGGATCGCACCTGACCGATCATTACCTGGCGCACGGCCACGAGGTCATCACAGTGGACAACTTGATCACGGGCCGTAAGGAGAATATCGCTCACCACGCGCGCGCGGCGCGGTTCGAATTCATCCGTCACGATATCAGCCGGCCATTTAACATCAAGGGACGGGTAGATCTAATACTCCAGTTCGCCTCGCCGGCCAGCCCGTTCGATTATCTTAAATACCCGATCGAAACGATGAAGACCGCTTCGTTCGGCACCTACAACATGCTCGAACTGGCGCGGCAAAAAAAGGCCAAGTTCCTGCTGGCTTCCACCAGCGAGGTCTATGGCGATCCTGAGGTTCACCCGCAGCGCGAGGAATACTGGGGCAACGTGAATTCAGTCGGACCACGGGCAGTTTACGACGAAGGCAAGAGGTTCGCGGAGGCGATGACAGTCGCGTACCACTCCAGGTACGGCCTCAGAGTGAACATCGTGCGTATCTTC carries:
- a CDS encoding UDP-glucose/GDP-mannose dehydrogenase family protein; amino-acid sequence: MIGTGYVGLVTGACFADIGHNVICVDNDARKIEVLKKGGIPIYEPGLEELVKKNVKAGRLKFSNSIAEGVNESEILFIAVGTPPKENGEPDLSSVEQVAMEIGAAMKDYRVIVEKSTVPVQTGKWVRTVVERFSKNAKEFDVASNPEFLREGSAISDFSNPDRIVLGVESERAKEKLLELYKPINAPKIVTDIASAELIKHASNSFLSTKISFINAVSVICERSGADVLKVAEGMGLDKRIGRDFLNAGLGFGGFCFPKDLKAFIGISSRLGYDFRLLKEVENVNEEQMLRAVKRLEDMLWNLKDKKIGVLGLAFKPNTDDMRFAPSITIIGELQKQGAMVKGYDPVSMERAKEIMPDIEYCRNAYEVAQGVDAIILVTEWDEFRSDKLDMKKVLVSMRQPVLLDGRNLYDPLAMKKLGFLYAGIGR
- a CDS encoding UDP-glucuronic acid decarboxylase family protein, encoding MRVVITGGAGFIGSHLTDHYLAHGHEVITVDNLITGRKENIAHHARAARFEFIRHDISRPFNIKGRVDLILQFASPASPFDYLKYPIETMKTASFGTYNMLELARQKKAKFLLASTSEVYGDPEVHPQREEYWGNVNSVGPRAVYDEGKRFAEAMTVAYHSRYGLRVNIVRIFNTYGERMREGDGRVIPAFICAALRGQPMPIFGTGKQTRSFCYVNDLVDGIARLARCGYFMPVNLGNPGEYTMLELARMVKRLTKSKSMLKFHPLPQDDPRKRKPNISRARKLLGWQPMVGLEKGLKKTIKWFGDEI